A window of Plasmodium cynomolgi strain B DNA, scaffold: 0366, whole genome shotgun sequence genomic DNA:
TAAtacagaaataaattttattcttacattttaaaatatgtcgGAAAATATACCGGATAttgaaaaatgaggaaagaaggttgattttttatgatccatttttttaatcatttataCGTATaacattaattatattatgtacAATAACGTGGATACAAAAAGACTTTTGCATTAAAATAACGgttttatgtatattatcttcattttcagTATCCATTCTTACAAAAAGCTTGGTCTACATATAAagattttgataaaaatgtggaacaTGACAATACATATTATGATTTCTTATGCAAATCCATTTTAAAGGGGTCGAATGTAGAATTACGTGAGTACAAAGGTTTTTGTAAGAAACTTatgagaaatttaaaatatttttctgatGGATCAAATGTTTACAAGCCTTCAAATGAGCCTTGTACTATTTTATACAATTGGATATATAATTCaataaatgagaaaaaagatatagtcgatattaataaaaatgctttAATGTGTGTTATACTTATATCGATAGTGTATGCAATATGAATATGTGTTCTTTTAATTCATATCACGAAATTTATAAGGAaccaataaaaataacattattaGATATTTGTATTCATAATATACCACTTATGGATGGGttaattaatgaaaatggaaaagataTGTTTTCTGCACAAAACTTTGTATGTGAttgtgttaaaatatataaatatatgaacgaGACATACTGTCTTAACGTGAGAGAGATAAGTgaagaatacaaaaatacatgtttaAAATTAGAGAGTTTTaagaatttatatatgctttttctttataatgAAAGCTATTTACCTCCTATTATTCCATCATTAGATAATATAGATAAGGATTTCATAGATAAATGtccagaaaaagaaaatgtagaTAGTCTAATGAAGAAAAGTATAACTGcgacaatttttacattttctggTGCATCATTACTATTAGCgcttttatataaggttaacacagaattttatttaaacatatgcAAAACATTACATACTTATGATTATGCGATGTTCTCATATTAaatgacaataataatattatatatattaatatataatcctGCCTCCTTtaaattagtttactcctttaggTTCATGGATAAATAGCAAAATACTAGGGAGAGATAAAATATTagacaatatgaaaaagaatgaacaaaattttctattAAACAGTGAACAAACTGGGGATATAAATTCAGATGATACgatatatatcataaaatataattctgtatTAAATGAGTAATTTTTCCTCAACTCCCAATATCTATTTACATTCAGAAGTGCTATCTTATTTTGAAAACAGCATGCAAACAGTAATATCATtactaaataatataaaaaaaaactcttgcgacaaattatttagtaataaaaatataaaagaagaaacaattCATAAAATGCTAAGAAATAAGGAAATTCTTGTTATATTCTTAGATCACTATAGCATTATTCATATACATACTGTTTTATggcattaacaaaaatacatGATATTAT
This region includes:
- a CDS encoding hypothetical protein (putative), producing the protein MNETYCLNVREISEEYKNTCLKLESFKNLYMLFLYNESYLPPIIPSLDNIDKDFIDKCPEKENVDSLMKKSSWINSKILGRDKILDNMKKNEQNFLLNSEQTGDINSDDTIYIIKYNSVLNE